A segment of the Superficieibacter sp. HKU1 genome:
CTGGTCGCACCACCTTCACGCTTAAACCGGGACAACCGTCGCCCGGCCGACATAGCCTTCTCCGTCCCCCCTTCGCAGTAACACCAAGTACGGGAATATTAACCCGTTTCCCATCGACTACGCCTTTCGGCCTCGCCTTAGGGGTCGACTCACCCTGCCCCGATTAACGTTGGACAGGAACCCTTGGTCTTCCGGCGTGCGGGTTTTTCACCCGCATTATCGTTACTTATGTCAGCATTCGCACTTCTGATACCTCCAGCAGCCCTCACAGGCCACCTTCAACGGCTTACAGAACGCTCCCCTACCCAACAACGCATAAGCGTCGCTGCCGCAGCTTCGGTGCATGGTTTAGCCCCGTTACATCTTCCGCGCAGGCCGACTCGACCAGTGAGCTATTACGCTTTCTTTAAATGATGGCTGCTTCTAAGCCAACATCCTGGCTGTCTGGGCCTTCCCACATCGTTTCCCACTTAACCATGACTTTGGGACCTTAGCTGGCGGTCTGGGTTGTTTCCCTCTTCACGACGGACGTTAGCACCCGCCGTGTGTCTCCCGTGATAACATTCTTCGGTATTCGCAGTTTGCATCGGATCGGTAAGTCGGGATGACCCCCTGGCCGAAACAGTGCTCTACCCCCGAAGATGAGTTCACGAGGCGCTACCTAAATAGCTTTCGGGGAGAACCAGCTATCTCCCGGTTTGATTGGCCTTTCACCCCCAGCCACAGGTCATCCGCTAATTTTTCAACATTAGTCGGTTCGGTCCTCCAGTTAGTGTTACCCAACCTTCAACCTGCCCATGGCTAGATCACCGGGTTTCGGGTCTATACCCTGCAACTTAACGCCCAATTAAGACTCGGTTTCCCTCCGGCTCCCCTATACGGTTAACCTTGCTACAGAATATAAGTCGCTGACCCATTATACAAAAGGTACGCAGTCACCCCACAAGGAGGCTCCCACTGCTTGTACGTACACGGTTTCAGGTTCTTTTTCACTCCCCTCGCCGGGGTTCTTTTCGCCTTTCCCTCACGGTACTGGTTCACTATCGGTCAGTCAGGAGTATTTAGCCTTGGAGGATGGTCCCCCCATATTCAGACAGGATACCACGTGTCCCGCCCTACTCTTCGAGTTCACAGTGTGTGTGATTTTGTGTACGGGACTATCACCCTGTACCGCCGGACTTTCCAGACCGTTCCACTACCACACACGCTGATTCAGACTCCGGGCTCCTCCCCGTTCGCTCGCCGCTACTGGGGGAATCTCGGTTGATTTCTTTTCCTCGGGGTACTTAGATGTTTCAGTTCCCCCGGTTCGCCTCATGCCACTATGTATTCATGACATGATAGTGCAACGGATTGCACTGGGTTTCCCCATTCGGGTATCGCCGGGTATAACGGTTCATATCACCTTACCGGCGCTTATCGCAGATTAGCACGCCCTTCATCGCCTCTGACTGCCAGGGCATCCACCGTGTACGCTTAGTCGCTTAACCTCACAACCCGAAGCTGTTTCACTTCGTGTTGCGAAAATTTGAGAGACCCACGAACAACTCGCGTTGTTCAGTGTTTTTCAATTTTCAGCTTGATCCAGATTTTTAAAGAGCAATATCTTAAACATGACTCGAAAGTCATCTTTAAGATATTCAGGGATAATGTCTTTCACTCATTATCCGGTATGGCGTCCCCAAGGGGATTCGAACCCCTGTTACAGCCGTGAAAGGGCAGTGTCCTGGGCCTCTAGACGATGGGGACTCTGATACTGTTTGCTCGATACTTTTTCATCAGACAATCTGTGTGAGCACTACAAAGAACGTTTCTTTAAGGTAAGGAGGTGATCCAACCGCAGGTTCCCCTACGGTTACCTTGTTACGACTTCACCCCAGTCATGAATCACAAAGTGGTAAGCGCCCTCCCGGAGGTTAAGCTACCTACTTCTTTTGCAACCCACTCCCATGGTGTGACGGGCGGTGTGTACAAGGCCCGGGAACGTATTCACCGTGGCATTCTGATCCACGATTACTAGCGATTCCGACTTCACGGAGTCGAGTTGCAGACTCCGATCCGGACTACGACATACTTTATGAGGTCCGCTTGCTCTCGCGAGGTCGCTTCTCTTTGTATATGCCATTGTAGCACGTGTGTAGCCCTGGTCGTAAGGGCCATGATGACTTGACGTCATCCCCACCTTCCTCCAGTTTATCACTGGCAGTCTCCTTTGAGTTCCCGGCCGGACCGCTGGCAACAAAGGATAAGGGTTGCGCTCGTTGCGGGACTTAACCCAACATTTCACAACACGAGCTGACGACAGCCATGCAGCACCTGTCTCACGGTTCCCGAAGGCACAAATCCATCTCTGGATTCTTCCGTGGATGTCAAGACCAGGTAAGGTTCTTCGCGTTGCATCGAATTAAACCACATGCTCCACCGCTTGTGCGGGCCCCCGTCAATTCATTTGAGTTTTAACCTTGCGGCCGTACTCCCCAGGCGGTCGACTTAACGCGTTAGCTCCGGAAGCCACGCCTCAAGGGCACAACCTCCAAGTCGACATCGTTTACGGCGTGGACTACCAGGGTATCTAATCCTGTTTGCTCCCCACGCTTTCGCACCTGAGCGTCAGTCTTTGTCCAGGGGGCCGCCTTCGCCACCGGTATTCCTCCAGATCTCTACGCATTTCACCGCTACACCTGGAATTCTACCCCCCTCTACAAGACTCCAGTCTGACAGTTTCGAATGCAGTTCCCGGGTTGAGCCCGGGGATTTCACATCCGACTTGTCAGACCGCCTGCGTGCGCTTTACGCCCAGTAATTCCGATTAACGCTTGCACCCTCCGTATTACCGCGGCTGCTGGCACGGAGTTAGCCGGTGCTTCTTCTGCGGGTAACGTCAATCAACGTGGTTATTAACCACATCGCCTTCCTCCCCGCTGAAAGTACTTTACAACCCGAAGGCCTTCTTCATACACGCGGCATGGCTGCATCAGGCTTGCGCCCATTGTGCAATATTCCCCACTGCTGCCTCCCGTAGGAGTCTGGACCGTGTCTCAGTTCCAGTGTGGCTGGTCATCCTCTCAGACCAGCTAGGGATCGTCGCCTTGGTGAGCCGTTACCCCACCAACCAGCTAATCCCATCTGGGCACATCCGATGGCAAGAGGCCCGAAGGTCCCCCTCTTTGGTCCGAAGACGTTATGCGGTATTAGCTACCGTTTCCAGTAGTTATCCCCCTCCATCAGGCAGTTTCCCAGACATTACTCACCCGTCCGCCACTCGTCAGCGAAGCAGCAAGCTGCTTCCTGTTACCGTTCGACTTGCATGTGTTAGGCCTGCCGCCAGCGTTCAATCTGAGCCATGATCAAACTCTTCAATTTAAGTTTGATGCTCAAAGAATTAAACTTCGTAATGAATTACGTGTTCACTCTGAGACTTGGTATTTCTTTTTGCCTTTCGGCATTTAAGAATCCGTATCTTCGAGTGCCCACACAGATTGTCTGATAAATTGTTAAAGAGCAGTGCCGCTTCGTTTTTCGCTGCGGCGCGGGGTGTGCATATTACGCTTTCCCGCTTCAGAGTCAAGCGTTAATTTCGCTTTTCTCCGCTGAAGTTCCCGGAGGAGCCTCGCTAACCGGTCGGCTTGTTTGCCGTTGTTCCGTGTCAGTGGAGGCGCATTATAGGGAGTTATTCCGGGCTGACAAGCATAAATTTAAAAAAACTTATCGATTGCCTGTTTTTCATTCTTATCGCTTATTTCCGCGACGTATCGTCGGATAATTGGGCAATTTCCCGCGCAAAAACTGCCGCCTGGTTCCAGTCGGTATAGACGACTTCTTTGCGTGTATCCGTTTCTCCCCCGGTCATCTTCATAATCAGGCGGATCATCATACGGTCATACCAGCGGTAATGCGGATAACGCAGCGCCCCCGCAAAGACGGCGCACAGTGTTGGCTGCCACGGCGAGCTGAGGAGAAACTTGCGGGTATAGCTGTTGGTTTGCGGCGTACGCTTCTCTGCTTTACGCGCCACCAGATTCACCGAGAAGAAAGCGCCGGGCAGCGCCTTAAGCGCCTGCAGATGTTTTTTAATAAAACTGTCGAGCGCCGGATGGTAATGTCCATAACGAATGGAAGCGCCAATGACTACACGATCATACAACGCCCAGTCGATTTCATCCGTGCGGTTAAGATTGATTAAATCAGACCAGATGCCCTGCTCTTTGAGTTCAGACGCAATAAAAGCAGCGATCTCGCGCGTTTGTCCATCTCTCGTCGAGAACAGAATCAATGTTTTCAATGCATACTCCAGTTAATCACGCCAGAACGTTGGGGTAAAAAGCACCAGTAACGTAAAGACTTCAAGTCGGCCAAATAGCATGTTGGCGATCAATATCCATTTCGCGACCGGGTTCATGCTGGCAAAGTTATCCGCCACCACGCCAAGTCCGGGTCCGAGATTGTTCAGTGTGGCAACTACCGAGGCAAAGGCTGAGAAGTCGTCCACGCCGGTCGCAATGATCGCCAGCATACTGACAATAAAGACCAGCGCGTAAGCGGAGAAAAAACCCCACACCGCTTCGAGGATCCGCTCCGGCAGCGCCCGGTTACCTAATTTTATGCTATAGACTGCATTCGGATGTACCAGGCGTTTCAACTCCCGGTTTCCCTGTTTAAACAGCAGCAGAATACGGATCACTTTCAGGCCGCCGCCGGTAGAGCCCGCGCAGCCACCAATAAAAGCCGAGCACAGCAACAGCACTGGCAGAAACAGCGGCCAGCGGGCAATACTGTCTGTCGTGAAACCTGCCGTCGTTGCCATTGACACGACCTGGAAAAAAGCCTGGTTCAGCGTGGTCACCGCCGCGTTATATACATCGTGAAACCACAGCACCAGGGTACAAATCACCACCAGCGTCAGCTGGACGCCAATAAACATGCGAAATTCCGGATCGCGCCAGTAAACCTTCAAATTCCGCCCGCTTAGCAGGGAAAAGTGCAGACCGTAGTTACAGCCGGAGATCAGCAGGAAGATAGCAATAATGGTATTGATGGTGGGACTGTCAAAGTACCCTACGCTGGCATCATGGGTGGAGAAACCGCCGATGGCGATGGTAGAGAAGCTGTGTCCAATGGCGTCGAAAGCAGGCATCCCGGCAAACCACAGCGCCAGCGCGCACGCCACCGTCAGTAAAACGTAAATCAGCCATAGCGTTTTCGCCGTTTCAGCAATACGCGGGCGCATCTTATTGTCTTTTAGCGGTCCGGGCATTTCCGCGCGATAGAGCTGCATTCCCCCGACCCCAAGGATCGGCAGGATAGCCACCGCCAGCACGATGATCCCCATCCCGCCGAACCATTGCAGCATTTGCCGATAGAAAAGGATACCGTGAGGTAAGGAATCCAGTCCAACCAGCGTGGTTGCCCCCGTCGTGGTAAGGCCGGAGAAAGATTCAAAGAACGCATCGGTAACGGTCAGATTGGGCCGTTCCGAGAAGATAAAAGGCAAGGCACCGACGCTGCCCAGCACCGTCCAGAAAAGCACGACGATCAAAAACCCTTCCCGCGACTTTAGCTCGCCTTTTTGCCGACGGTTGGGCCACCACAGCAAGGAGCCGATGGCCAGCGCGACAAAAAAGGTCTGGGTAAATGCCCGACCGGCCCCATCGCGATAAATCAGCGCTACCAGTCCGGGGAGGATCATTGTCCCCGAAAACAAGATAACCAGTAGTCCAACGATTCGGGTAATGGCGCGAAAATGCATCTCTGCCGCTTCCTGTGATAGTAAAAATAAGGTGGGGATTATTCTTCAATCGCTAACAATTGCAATGAACCACGGCTAAAATCCGCCAGCCTTGCTGAAAATGCATCCACTTTCGCATAAGGAAGCGCCACTCGCAGCACCACAACGGCCTGATACTCGCTGCTGACGATGTTACCGGCAAATTGCCCTAACAAGGTTTCTATGCCGGCTAACTGACTATATTCACACTGCAAAGTATATTCGGTTAATGGCGTCTTGCGCTGCGTCGTTAACTGCCGCAATGCCTGGCTCACGCCGCCGCCATAGGCTTTTACCAGCCCACCCGTTCCGAGAAGAACGCCGCCATAGTAGCGCACCACCACGGCAGTAATCTCTCCAACGCCGCAGCCCATCAATTGCGCGAGCATCGGTTTCCCCGCCGTTCCCGCTGGTTCACCGTCGTCTGAAAAGCCAAGCTGCTGTGAATCATCCGGCGCACCGGCCACCCACGCTACGCAATGATGACGCGCATCCGGATGCGCGGCCCGCACGGACTCAACGAACGCTTTCGCCGCCTCAACGCCGTCCGTATGCGCGAGCAGGGTAATGAAGCGGCTTTTTTTGATCTCTTCAACGACGCTAACCGGTGCCGCCGGGATTAACCAACTGTCCATTACGCCAGTTTTAAATCCCGCGTCATATTTTCAACATGGTTTTCATGGATCACCACGTTGTCTTCGATACGAATGCCGCCGAACGGTTTAAGCGCTTCGATTTTCTGCCAGTTGAAATGCTTACTGAACTGCCCTTCACGCCACGGCGCTAACAGCGATTCGATGAAGTAAATCCCCGGCTCAATCGTCAGCACCATGCCTGGTTGCAGCACGCGTGTGCAGCGCAGATATGGATATTTCGACGGCGCAGCGAGATGGGTACCGGCATCATCCTGCATAAAACCGGCGACATCATGCACCTGCAACCCCAGCGGATGTCCAATCCCGTGCGGCATAAACGGTCCGGTCAGATCGTTTTCCACCAGCGCCTCTTCACTCATATCCACAAGGATTTGGTGTTTACGCAGAATTTTGGCGATGCGTTGGTGGAACTGAAGATGATAATCCACGTAGCTAACGCCCGCTTTCATGGTGGCAATCAGCGCCAGTTGTTCATCATTTACATCTTTAATCATCTGCGCGTAGTCGTTATCACTATTCGCCGCCCAGGTACGCGTAAGGTCAGCCGCATAACCGTTATATTCCGCGCCCGCATCCAGCAAGAAACTGCGCATTTCAGAGGGCGCATGGTGATCGAGTTTAGTGTAATGCAGCACGGACGCATGCTCATTTAACGCGACGATGTTGCTGTAAGGCACGTCAATATCGCGATGGCCCGTCGCCGTCAGATAGGCAATATTGATATCAAATTCGCTCATGCCCGAGCGGAAAGCCTCTTCCGCCGCGCGATGCCCGTTAACCGCCGTTTTTTGCGCTTCGCGCATACAGGCAAGTTCATAGTCGGTCTTATACGCGCGATGGTAATGCAGATAATCGATTACTCCTTTCGGGTTGATATTGCTGGCAGCAATATCCAACCCTAGCGCGCGTTCTGGAACCGGGCCGATATAACCCAGATTACCGCGCGCGGCAGGCAGCTGGCTGCCAATGCCGTCCGCTTTCGGGAGCGCAATAACGTCTATTTCTTCTGTCCAGAATGACGTCGGCAGCGGCTCCACGTTGTGCCAGTAATCGACCGGCAGGTAAAACCACAGCTTCGGTTTATTGACGCCATCCACCAGTAGCCAGCAGTTTGGCACCTGCGTGACCGGCACCCATGCTTTGAATTGCGGGTTGACCTTGAACGGATACGGGTGATCGTCAAGGAAGACATTAAACAGTTCACCGGAATGAATAAGTAGCGCATCAAGCTTAAAGCGTGCCAGCACGTCGCGAGTACGCTCCTGCAATGTAACGATATGATTTTTATAAAGTGTAGCCAGTGAATCCATCTCGTTATCCTTCAAAATTTAGCCCCTGATCTTTGCATCTTAACACACCTCACAAAGGCTGGGCGATTTCGCATGAGCGTGATCGCGCCAGCAATTTTTTAATGATTAATTTGCATTTTTTTAACATAAAATCCACACTCCGCTTCATCTGGTATGACCAGATCCCTTCGCGGATTCAGGAGACTGACATGCTTTACAAAGGCGACACCCTGTACCTTGACTGGCTGGAAGACGGCATCGCTGAACTGGTATTCGATGCGCCCGGCTCGGTAAACAAACTCGACACTGCGACCGTTGCCAGCCTTGGCAAGGCGCTGGACGTGCTGGAGCAACAAAAAGATTTAAAAGGGCTGCTGCTCAGTTCAAATAAAGCGGCTTTTATCGTGGGTGCTGATATCACCGAATTTCTCTCGCTGTTCCTCGTCCCGCAGGAGCAGTTAAGCCAGTGGCTACGTTTTGCGAACAGCGTCTTTTGCCGTCTGGAAGATCTCCCGGTTCCCACCCTTTCCGCCGTCAACGGTTATGCATTAGGCGGCGGCTGCGAATGTGTGCTGGCAACCGATTATCGCCTCGCCACGCCAGATCTGCGCATCGGCCTGCCGGAAACCAAACTGGGTATCATGCCAGGCTTTGGTGGTTCCGTACGTCTGCCTCGCCTGCTGGGAGCGGATAGCGCACTGGAAATTATCGCCGCCGGAAAAGATGTCAGCGCCGATCAGGCGCTTAAACTCGGGCTGGTCGACGGCGTAGTGAAAACCGAAAAACTGCGTGAGGGCGCCATTGCCATTCTGCGTCAGGCGATCAACGGCGATCTGGACTGGAAAGCCAAACGCCAGCCGAAGCTGGAGCCGCTGCATTTAAGTAAAATTGAAGCCACCATGAGCTTCACCATCGCCAAAGGCATGGTGATGCAGACGGCAGGGAAACATTATCCGGCTCCTATCACCGCCGTAAAAACGATCGAAGCGGCTTCCCGCCATGGTCGGGATGAAGCGCTGGAACTGGAGAACCAAAGCTTTGTCCCACTGGCCCACTCCACCGAGGCACGCGCGCTGGTCGGCATTTTCCTCAACGATCAATATGTGAAAGGTAAAGCGAAAAAGCTGACCAAAGATGTCGAGACGCCGAAGCAGGCAGCCGTGCTGGGCGCGGGCATCATGGGCGGCGGTATCGCATATCAGTCGGCCTGGAAAGGCGTGCCGGTCATCATGAAGGATATTAACGAGAAGTCGTTGACCCTTGGGATGAATGAAGCTGGCAAACTGCTGAACAAGCAGCTTGAGCGCGGCAAAATCAACGGCCTGAAGCTGGCCGGGATTATTTCCACTATCCAGCCAACGTTAAATTACGCCGATTTTGAACGTGCTGATGTCATCGTCGAAGCGGTGGTTGAAAATCCAAAAGTGAAAAAAGCGGTGCTGGCGGAAACGGAAGAGAAGGTTCTTCCGGATACCGTCCTGGCCTCTAACACCTCGACCATTCCGATTAGCGAACTGGCCAGCGTACTGAAGCGCCCGGAAAACTTCTGCGGTATGCACTTCTTTAACCCGGTGCACCGGATGCCGCTGGTCGAAGTGATTCGCGGTGAAAAAACCTCTGACCAGACGATTGCCAAAGTGGTCGCCTGGGCCAGCAAAATGGGTAAAACACCGATTGTGGTCAACGACTGCCCCGGCTTCTTTGTTAACCGCGTCCTGTTCCCCTACTTCGCCGGATTCAGCCAGCTGCTGCGCGACGGCGCGGACTTCCGCAAGGTTGATAAAGTGATGGAGAAACAGTTCGGCTGGCCGATGGGCCCGGCCTATCTGCTGGACGTGGTCGGCATTGATACTGCGCATCATGCCCAGGCTGTTATGGCCGCGGGTTTCCCGCAGCGGATGCAGAAAGATTACCGCGATGCCATCGACGCGCTGTTTGACGCTAATCGTTACGGGCAGAAAAACGGCCTCGGTTTCTGGCGTTATAAAGAAGACAGCAAAGGTAAACCGAAGAAAGAAGAAGATGACGCCGTCGATAGTCTGCTGGTCGACGTCAGCAAAGCGAAGCACGATTTTAGCGATGACGAGATTATTGCCCG
Coding sequences within it:
- the hemG gene encoding menaquinone-dependent protoporphyrinogen IX dehydrogenase; translated protein: MKTLILFSTRDGQTREIAAFIASELKEQGIWSDLINLNRTDEIDWALYDRVVIGASIRYGHYHPALDSFIKKHLQALKALPGAFFSVNLVARKAEKRTPQTNSYTRKFLLSSPWQPTLCAVFAGALRYPHYRWYDRMMIRLIMKMTGGETDTRKEVVYTDWNQAAVFAREIAQLSDDTSRK
- the trkH gene encoding Trk system potassium transporter TrkH — encoded protein: MHFRAITRIVGLLVILFSGTMILPGLVALIYRDGAGRAFTQTFFVALAIGSLLWWPNRRQKGELKSREGFLIVVLFWTVLGSVGALPFIFSERPNLTVTDAFFESFSGLTTTGATTLVGLDSLPHGILFYRQMLQWFGGMGIIVLAVAILPILGVGGMQLYRAEMPGPLKDNKMRPRIAETAKTLWLIYVLLTVACALALWFAGMPAFDAIGHSFSTIAIGGFSTHDASVGYFDSPTINTIIAIFLLISGCNYGLHFSLLSGRNLKVYWRDPEFRMFIGVQLTLVVICTLVLWFHDVYNAAVTTLNQAFFQVVSMATTAGFTTDSIARWPLFLPVLLLCSAFIGGCAGSTGGGLKVIRILLLFKQGNRELKRLVHPNAVYSIKLGNRALPERILEAVWGFFSAYALVFIVSMLAIIATGVDDFSAFASVVATLNNLGPGLGVVADNFASMNPVAKWILIANMLFGRLEVFTLLVLFTPTFWRD
- a CDS encoding IMPACT family protein; protein product: MDSWLIPAAPVSVVEEIKKSRFITLLAHTDGVEAAKAFVESVRAAHPDARHHCVAWVAGAPDDSQQLGFSDDGEPAGTAGKPMLAQLMGCGVGEITAVVVRYYGGVLLGTGGLVKAYGGGVSQALRQLTTQRKTPLTEYTLQCEYSQLAGIETLLGQFAGNIVSSEYQAVVVLRVALPYAKVDAFSARLADFSRGSLQLLAIEE
- the pepQ gene encoding Xaa-Pro dipeptidase, which translates into the protein MDSLATLYKNHIVTLQERTRDVLARFKLDALLIHSGELFNVFLDDHPYPFKVNPQFKAWVPVTQVPNCWLLVDGVNKPKLWFYLPVDYWHNVEPLPTSFWTEEIDVIALPKADGIGSQLPAARGNLGYIGPVPERALGLDIAASNINPKGVIDYLHYHRAYKTDYELACMREAQKTAVNGHRAAEEAFRSGMSEFDINIAYLTATGHRDIDVPYSNIVALNEHASVLHYTKLDHHAPSEMRSFLLDAGAEYNGYAADLTRTWAANSDNDYAQMIKDVNDEQLALIATMKAGVSYVDYHLQFHQRIAKILRKHQILVDMSEEALVENDLTGPFMPHGIGHPLGLQVHDVAGFMQDDAGTHLAAPSKYPYLRCTRVLQPGMVLTIEPGIYFIESLLAPWREGQFSKHFNWQKIEALKPFGGIRIEDNVVIHENHVENMTRDLKLA
- the fadB gene encoding fatty acid oxidation complex subunit alpha FadB, giving the protein MLYKGDTLYLDWLEDGIAELVFDAPGSVNKLDTATVASLGKALDVLEQQKDLKGLLLSSNKAAFIVGADITEFLSLFLVPQEQLSQWLRFANSVFCRLEDLPVPTLSAVNGYALGGGCECVLATDYRLATPDLRIGLPETKLGIMPGFGGSVRLPRLLGADSALEIIAAGKDVSADQALKLGLVDGVVKTEKLREGAIAILRQAINGDLDWKAKRQPKLEPLHLSKIEATMSFTIAKGMVMQTAGKHYPAPITAVKTIEAASRHGRDEALELENQSFVPLAHSTEARALVGIFLNDQYVKGKAKKLTKDVETPKQAAVLGAGIMGGGIAYQSAWKGVPVIMKDINEKSLTLGMNEAGKLLNKQLERGKINGLKLAGIISTIQPTLNYADFERADVIVEAVVENPKVKKAVLAETEEKVLPDTVLASNTSTIPISELASVLKRPENFCGMHFFNPVHRMPLVEVIRGEKTSDQTIAKVVAWASKMGKTPIVVNDCPGFFVNRVLFPYFAGFSQLLRDGADFRKVDKVMEKQFGWPMGPAYLLDVVGIDTAHHAQAVMAAGFPQRMQKDYRDAIDALFDANRYGQKNGLGFWRYKEDSKGKPKKEEDDAVDSLLVDVSKAKHDFSDDEIIARMMIPMVNEVVRCLEEGIIASPAEADMALVYGLGFPPFHGGAFRWLDTLGSAKYLDMAQQYQHLGSLYAVPEGLQQKARQNEPYYPPVEPARPVGELKTA